Proteins encoded together in one Chryseobacterium sp. G0201 window:
- a CDS encoding ester cyclase: MKTSFLTKGLIAAAFVTMFTANAQTKRSAESDKALKQIKELAASNEIIAKNLATFDTLDYTVFSNRDWTRLHESHAKDILVHFPDGHTEKGIEQHIKTLDAMFVYAPDTRIKEHPLKLGSGNMTAVMGYMEGTFTKPMPLGDGTFIQPTGKKFKLPMATIGIWNTDGTMSEEYLFWDNKSYMDQIMNK; the protein is encoded by the coding sequence ATGAAAACATCATTCTTAACAAAAGGATTAATCGCTGCAGCATTCGTAACAATGTTCACAGCCAACGCACAAACTAAAAGATCAGCTGAATCTGATAAAGCTTTGAAACAAATTAAAGAATTAGCAGCTTCCAACGAAATCATCGCTAAAAACCTAGCGACTTTTGATACTTTGGATTACACCGTTTTCAGCAACAGAGACTGGACTAGACTTCACGAAAGCCACGCCAAAGATATCCTGGTGCATTTCCCAGACGGACACACCGAAAAAGGAATCGAGCAACACATCAAAACATTGGATGCAATGTTTGTTTACGCACCGGACACAAGAATCAAAGAACACCCGTTGAAATTGGGAAGCGGAAATATGACTGCCGTAATGGGATATATGGAAGGAACTTTCACAAAACCGATGCCGCTTGGAGACGGAACATTCATCCAGCCAACAGGTAAAAAATTCAAACTTCCAATGGCAACCATCGGAATCTGGAATACAGACGGAACAATGAGCGAAGAATACTTATTCTGGGACAACAAGTCTTATATGGACCAAATTATGAACAAATAA